One window from the genome of Bartonella sp. WD16.2 encodes:
- a CDS encoding DUF4169 family protein: MTKVINLRQFRKQQKRIEQTTHAEENRYRFGRTKLEKIFDKKELLKAQKFLDQNRLSNNE, translated from the coding sequence ATGACTAAAGTGATTAACCTTCGCCAATTTCGAAAACAGCAGAAACGTATTGAGCAAACTACTCATGCAGAGGAAAACCGTTATCGTTTTGGGCGAACAAAACTTGAGAAAATTTTTGATAAAAAAGAACTTTTAAAAGCTCAAAAATTTCTCGATCAAAATCGTCTATCTAACAATGAATGA
- a CDS encoding SspB family protein: MAQDQIRYDILVQDALRGVIRKVLLEVAKAGLPGNHHFFITFSTKAPAVKISSRLKSRYPDQMTIVLQHQFRDLNVSETAFEVTLSFGEITEKLIIPFASIQVFYDPIAAFEAAFDLPANLTSEENENPEGAPHAPDISLSKQKTENELIKTQNLKVDKKPSNNDTKQSADVVSLDSFRKNK, encoded by the coding sequence ATGGCTCAAGATCAAATCCGTTACGATATTCTCGTTCAGGATGCGCTTCGTGGAGTTATCCGCAAAGTTTTGCTAGAAGTCGCTAAAGCAGGTCTCCCGGGTAATCATCACTTTTTTATTACCTTTTCAACAAAAGCACCAGCAGTAAAAATTTCTTCTCGACTCAAAAGCCGCTATCCCGATCAAATGACAATCGTATTGCAACATCAATTTAGAGACTTGAATGTATCAGAAACTGCTTTTGAAGTCACTTTATCCTTTGGAGAAATTACTGAAAAATTAATTATTCCTTTTGCTTCCATTCAAGTTTTTTATGACCCTATAGCAGCATTTGAAGCAGCATTTGATTTGCCCGCTAATCTTACCTCTGAAGAAAATGAAAATCCAGAAGGTGCTCCACATGCACCTGATATTTCTTTAAGCAAACAAAAAACAGAAAATGAGCTTATAAAAACACAGAATCTCAAAGTAGATAAAAAACCTTCAAACAATGATACCAAACAAAGTGCTGATGTTGTTTCTTTAGATTCTTTTCGAAAAAATAAATGA